One genomic segment of Agromyces intestinalis includes these proteins:
- a CDS encoding ABC-F family ATP-binding cassette domain-containing protein, protein MPSKPAITLRDLSFEWPDGTIALDRLDATFPSGRTGLVGRNGAGKSTLLRLIAGELQPTSGQIDTVGDVGYLPQTLTLTTDSTIAELLGIDHAVTALRAIEAGDVDERHFDAIGDDWDIEARADEALAEIGFTAADLGRRVAEVSGGEAMLIAITGLRLRRTAITLLDEPTNNLDRPTREKLADIVDAWPGTLVVVSHDLELLEHMDDTAELHAGRLEVFGGPYGAWRAYREQEQAAATQAARAAQQALKVEKRQRVEAETKLARRERTAKKTQQDGGIPKILAGARANRAQGSAGSMRSTLDDKVRAAQAAVDAADARVRDEQHIHLTLPDPDVPRGRRIAEIHGPNRTIVIQGPERVALVGPNGAGKSTLIGRLLDSGSSAGDGTGSEPTDGRPHGALLTDRVGYLPQRLDGLDETASALDNVQAVAPGSTPGAIRNQLARLLIRGSSVDRPVASLSGGERFRVSLARLLLADPPAQLLILDEPTNNLDIESVEHLAEALDGYRGALLVVSHDRAFLDRLAIDTVIELDPAGRIRDRGGREG, encoded by the coding sequence ATGCCATCGAAACCCGCCATCACCCTCCGAGACCTGTCGTTCGAGTGGCCCGACGGGACCATCGCACTCGACCGTCTCGACGCCACCTTCCCCTCGGGTCGCACCGGCCTGGTCGGCCGGAACGGGGCCGGCAAGTCCACCCTGCTCCGGCTGATCGCCGGAGAGCTCCAGCCGACCTCTGGTCAGATCGACACCGTCGGCGACGTCGGCTACCTGCCGCAGACCCTGACGCTCACCACCGACTCCACCATCGCCGAGTTGCTCGGCATCGACCACGCAGTGACGGCCCTCCGGGCCATCGAGGCGGGCGACGTCGACGAACGGCACTTCGACGCCATCGGCGACGACTGGGACATCGAGGCCCGCGCCGACGAGGCGCTCGCCGAGATCGGATTCACGGCCGCCGACCTCGGCCGCCGCGTCGCCGAGGTCTCGGGCGGCGAGGCGATGCTCATCGCGATCACCGGCCTGCGACTGAGGCGCACCGCCATCACCCTCCTCGACGAGCCGACGAACAACCTCGACCGGCCCACCCGCGAGAAGCTCGCCGACATCGTCGATGCGTGGCCCGGCACGCTCGTGGTGGTGAGCCACGATCTCGAGCTGCTCGAGCACATGGACGACACCGCAGAGCTCCATGCCGGCCGTCTCGAGGTGTTCGGCGGCCCCTACGGCGCCTGGCGGGCGTACCGCGAGCAGGAGCAGGCGGCGGCGACGCAGGCCGCCCGGGCCGCGCAGCAGGCGCTGAAGGTCGAGAAGCGGCAGCGCGTCGAAGCCGAGACCAAGCTCGCCCGTCGCGAGCGCACCGCCAAGAAGACCCAGCAGGACGGCGGGATCCCGAAGATCCTCGCGGGCGCCCGTGCCAACAGGGCCCAGGGGTCCGCCGGGTCGATGCGGTCGACGCTCGACGACAAGGTCCGCGCGGCACAAGCCGCTGTCGACGCGGCGGACGCGCGCGTCCGCGACGAGCAGCACATCCACCTCACGCTGCCCGACCCCGACGTGCCTCGCGGGCGACGCATCGCCGAGATCCATGGCCCGAACCGCACGATCGTCATCCAGGGGCCCGAGCGCGTCGCGCTCGTCGGGCCGAACGGCGCCGGCAAGTCGACCCTCATCGGCCGGCTGCTCGACAGCGGCAGCAGCGCTGGCGACGGCACCGGCAGCGAGCCGACCGACGGGCGGCCGCACGGAGCCCTGCTCACCGACCGGGTCGGCTACCTCCCGCAACGGCTCGACGGCCTCGACGAGACCGCGAGCGCGCTCGACAACGTGCAGGCGGTCGCTCCGGGCAGCACGCCCGGGGCCATCCGCAATCAGCTGGCGCGGCTGCTGATCCGCGGCAGCAGCGTCGACCGGCCCGTGGCATCGCTGTCGGGCGGCGAGCGTTTCCGCGTGTCGTTGGCCCGGCTCCTGCTCGCCGACCCGCCCGCGCAGCTGCTGATCCTCGACGAGCCGACGAACAACCTCGACATCGAGAGCGTCGAGCACCTGGCGGAAGCCCTCGACGGCTACCGCGGCGCACTGCTGGTGGTCAGCCACGATCGGGCGTTCCTGGATCGACTGGCGATCGACACGGTCATCGAGCTCGATCCGGCCGGGCGGATCCGCGATCGAGGCGGGCGCGAGGGCTGA
- a CDS encoding low temperature requirement protein A — translation MNAVTGATGERADARRDGDRVTMFEIFFDLVFVLALMRVVDLMEAQPTPAGFGRGVLLLLLLWWAWCAYIWLGNRVRLDRGRVVVAILVAMCALFVAALAIPGAWESPAGTLSPALVLAVAFIVVRASYFAVFLSTSGRDRRLRTQLLIDAIPQTGSSALLIVGAVLGGDLQSVCWAVAFGLDFGVGWLASRYNGWRVASPAHFVERHGLVLIIALGETVLSSGAGLGSTMRDSAVEPRSIAAALLAFAIVLGIWWSYFRGPSIAAHRALLRAAPARRPALARDGYTLGHLPLVAGTVFVALGVRLLLEDIAVAPAAPAHWGAIAALSGGLACYLLGLGLFARLATGAWSRAPLIAGVLTIVLGAVALGLASLAALALSAALVVIAALATASQTRRTAV, via the coding sequence GTGAACGCCGTGACCGGCGCGACGGGCGAGCGCGCGGATGCCCGACGCGACGGCGATCGCGTGACGATGTTCGAGATCTTCTTCGACCTCGTCTTCGTGCTGGCGCTCATGCGCGTCGTCGACCTCATGGAAGCTCAGCCCACCCCGGCCGGTTTCGGTCGGGGCGTGCTGTTGCTCCTGCTGCTCTGGTGGGCGTGGTGCGCCTACATCTGGCTCGGCAACCGCGTGCGGCTGGACCGCGGCCGCGTGGTCGTCGCCATCCTCGTGGCGATGTGCGCGCTCTTCGTCGCCGCACTGGCGATCCCCGGCGCGTGGGAGTCGCCCGCCGGAACGCTCAGCCCGGCGCTCGTGCTCGCGGTCGCGTTCATCGTGGTGCGGGCGAGCTATTTCGCGGTGTTCCTCTCGACCTCCGGCCGGGACCGGCGACTGCGCACGCAGTTGCTCATCGATGCCATTCCGCAGACCGGCTCGAGTGCGCTCCTGATCGTCGGGGCAGTGCTCGGCGGCGACCTGCAGAGCGTGTGCTGGGCCGTCGCATTCGGGCTCGACTTCGGCGTCGGATGGCTCGCCTCGCGGTACAACGGCTGGCGCGTCGCGAGCCCGGCGCACTTCGTCGAGCGACACGGCCTGGTGCTCATCATCGCGCTCGGCGAGACGGTGCTCTCGTCGGGTGCCGGGCTCGGTTCGACGATGCGGGATTCCGCGGTCGAGCCCCGGTCGATCGCCGCAGCCCTGCTCGCCTTCGCGATCGTGCTCGGCATCTGGTGGTCGTACTTCCGCGGGCCGTCCATCGCAGCGCACCGTGCCCTCCTCCGGGCGGCACCCGCTCGTCGGCCCGCGCTCGCCCGCGACGGATACACGCTCGGGCACCTGCCGCTCGTCGCCGGCACCGTCTTCGTCGCGCTCGGGGTCCGGCTCCTCCTCGAGGACATCGCCGTCGCACCCGCGGCCCCGGCGCACTGGGGTGCGATCGCGGCGCTGAGCGGCGGGCTCGCGTGCTACCTGCTCGGGCTCGGACTCTTCGCGCGGCTCGCGACCGGCGCGTGGAGCCGCGCTCCCCTCATCGCCGGCGTCCTGACCATCGTGCTCGGCGCGGTCGCCCTCGGGCTCGCGTCACTGGCGGCACTCGCGCTCTCCGCCGCACTCGTCGTGATCGCCGCGCTCGCCACCGCGTCGCAGACACGTCGCACGGCGGTCTGA
- a CDS encoding SDR family NAD(P)-dependent oxidoreductase, whose product MSDIPTWFITGAGSGLGAALAERALEAGDRVVLAARRGHDLSAVRMRHPETAFVVELDVIDAEQRREAVAAAETWAGGIDVLVNNAAIDFLGALEEQDQRDIRAQFDVNVFAPIELTRLVLPGMRARRSGTIVNISSMDGISSLAANGYYSTTKFALEGFTEALWQEIEPIGLRAFLVEPGSFRTGIEQRTHVSGQAIADYDATSGAFIRAVTAVRPEQFPGDPARAADAIIANVRAAEPRHWLILGSDAYRRIGDKLARFHAEFDAGRELAASTDYPGSGPAVL is encoded by the coding sequence ATGAGCGACATCCCGACCTGGTTCATCACCGGGGCCGGCAGCGGCCTCGGGGCCGCGCTCGCCGAGCGCGCGCTCGAGGCCGGCGACCGGGTCGTGCTCGCGGCCCGGCGCGGGCACGACCTCTCCGCCGTGCGGATGCGCCACCCCGAGACCGCCTTCGTCGTCGAGCTCGATGTCATCGACGCTGAACAGCGACGCGAGGCGGTCGCCGCGGCGGAGACGTGGGCCGGCGGCATCGACGTCCTCGTGAACAACGCCGCGATCGACTTCCTCGGCGCGCTCGAGGAGCAGGACCAGCGAGACATCCGCGCCCAGTTCGACGTGAACGTGTTCGCGCCGATCGAGCTGACCCGACTCGTGCTGCCGGGCATGCGAGCACGCCGCTCGGGCACCATCGTCAACATCTCGTCGATGGACGGCATCTCGAGCCTGGCCGCCAACGGGTACTACTCGACCACGAAGTTCGCGCTCGAGGGGTTCACCGAAGCGCTCTGGCAGGAGATCGAGCCGATCGGGCTGCGAGCGTTCCTCGTCGAGCCCGGGTCGTTCCGCACGGGGATCGAGCAGCGCACCCACGTCTCCGGGCAGGCCATCGCCGACTACGACGCCACCTCGGGGGCCTTCATCCGGGCGGTGACGGCCGTGCGGCCCGAGCAGTTCCCCGGCGACCCCGCCCGTGCGGCCGACGCGATCATCGCCAACGTGCGCGCCGCCGAGCCGCGGCACTGGCTGATCCTCGGCAGCGACGCGTACCGCCGCATCGGCGACAAGCTGGCTCGCTTCCACGCCGAGTTCGACGCGGGGCGCGAGCTCGCGGCATCCACCGACTATCCGGGCAGCGGACCGGCGGTGCTGTGA
- a CDS encoding SDR family NAD(P)-dependent oxidoreductase, with the protein MNEQQGRRSDTLVWLITGSSRGFGRRIVEAALDRGDRVVATARRTTSLDDLAARYGSDRLLVAELDVTDADAATQVVGRAVDRFGRLDVVVDNAGYANSGSIEETPAADFREQIETNFFGVVNVTRAALPLMRAQRSGLFLQFSSVGGRIGGTPGLGAYQAAKFAVEGFSEVLAAESAPFGVGVVIVEPGAFRTDWQGDSMTMHPVGPDYEATIGRIHEQRRQSDGTQPGDPARAARVLVDLAHGDLGRAHDGLPMRLLLGGGAVDRVLSGERRRLEEAVAWADVSRSADFPAAESGTTDVDTTTEGTAA; encoded by the coding sequence ATGAACGAGCAACAGGGACGACGGAGCGACACTCTGGTCTGGCTGATCACGGGAAGCTCGCGCGGCTTCGGCAGGCGGATCGTCGAGGCCGCCCTCGACCGCGGCGACCGTGTCGTCGCGACCGCTCGACGAACCACGTCACTCGACGACCTCGCGGCACGGTACGGTTCCGACCGACTGCTGGTCGCCGAACTCGACGTCACCGATGCCGACGCGGCGACCCAGGTCGTCGGTCGTGCCGTCGACCGATTCGGACGGCTGGACGTCGTCGTCGACAACGCGGGCTACGCGAACAGCGGCTCCATCGAGGAGACGCCGGCGGCGGACTTCCGGGAGCAGATCGAGACGAACTTCTTCGGCGTGGTCAACGTCACCCGCGCGGCGCTGCCGCTGATGCGCGCGCAACGTTCGGGGCTGTTCCTGCAGTTCTCATCCGTGGGCGGTCGCATCGGCGGCACCCCGGGACTCGGCGCGTACCAGGCGGCGAAGTTCGCCGTCGAGGGCTTCTCCGAGGTGCTCGCGGCGGAATCGGCGCCATTCGGCGTCGGCGTCGTCATCGTCGAGCCCGGCGCGTTCCGCACCGACTGGCAGGGCGACTCGATGACGATGCATCCGGTCGGCCCCGACTACGAGGCGACGATCGGCCGCATCCACGAGCAGCGCCGGCAGAGCGACGGCACGCAGCCCGGCGACCCCGCCCGTGCGGCGCGCGTGCTCGTCGACCTCGCCCACGGCGACCTCGGCCGGGCCCACGACGGGCTTCCGATGCGCCTGCTGCTCGGCGGCGGCGCGGTCGACCGGGTGCTCAGCGGCGAGCGGCGCCGCCTCGAGGAGGCGGTCGCGTGGGCCGACGTCAGCAGGTCGGCGGACTTCCCGGCGGCCGAGTCCGGCACGACCGACGTCGACACGACGACGGAGGGAACGGCAGCATGA
- a CDS encoding VOC family protein produces MDTETTATETTRTDAEVRDAAPALKLEVVVIPVSDVDRAKAFYAGLGWTLDVDLDIAPGYRVVEFTPPGSPTSIIFGTGVTEAAPGSVRGLQLVASDIEAAREELAAGGALVSEVFHDETGVFHHGGTIARVPGLAPDRSSYGSWIAFEDPDGNEWLVQEVTQRIPGRVVQTRYDSPAELAAALRAAAEAHGAHEARIGHEDAGWPEWYAEYMVRAAAGQELPE; encoded by the coding sequence ATGGACACCGAAACGACCGCGACCGAGACGACTCGCACCGATGCCGAGGTGCGAGACGCGGCCCCTGCCCTGAAGCTCGAGGTCGTCGTCATCCCCGTCTCGGACGTCGACCGGGCGAAGGCGTTCTACGCCGGGCTCGGCTGGACGCTCGACGTCGACCTCGACATCGCACCCGGCTACCGGGTCGTCGAGTTCACGCCTCCCGGGTCGCCGACGTCGATCATCTTCGGCACCGGCGTGACGGAGGCCGCACCCGGCTCGGTCCGCGGGCTGCAGCTCGTGGCATCCGACATCGAAGCGGCGCGTGAGGAGCTCGCGGCCGGTGGGGCCCTCGTCAGCGAGGTCTTCCACGATGAGACCGGCGTCTTCCACCACGGCGGCACCATCGCGCGCGTGCCCGGCCTCGCACCCGACCGCAGCTCGTACGGCTCGTGGATCGCGTTCGAGGACCCCGACGGCAACGAGTGGCTGGTGCAGGAGGTCACCCAGCGGATCCCGGGCCGGGTCGTGCAGACCCGCTACGACTCCCCCGCCGAGCTGGCGGCCGCACTGCGCGCGGCCGCGGAGGCGCACGGCGCGCACGAGGCCAGGATCGGCCACGAGGATGCCGGTTGGCCCGAGTGGTACGCCGAGTACATGGTGCGGGCGGCCGCGGGCCAGGAGCTGCCTGAATGA